The following coding sequences are from one Shewanella violacea DSS12 window:
- a CDS encoding pseudouridine synthase — protein MHDNSSQLDSYPANNSGPSVPHQDYKIFKPHGFLSQFVPETKKNKKLLGELAQFPVGIMAIGRLDHDSEGLLLLTTDGMVSHRVRSKKVEKEYYVQVDGIIDDEAIIRLQQGVEIGIKGEKYLTLPCKVVKLDGEPNLPDNGRRVRDPRHGPLSWVSITISEGKNRQIRKMTAAAGFPTMRLVRVRIGNIHLSDMQPGEVFELTQIVSVL, from the coding sequence ATGCATGATAACTCTTCTCAACTTGACTCCTATCCAGCCAATAACTCAGGTCCAAGTGTGCCCCATCAAGACTATAAGATATTCAAGCCACACGGATTTCTCAGTCAGTTTGTCCCTGAAACCAAAAAGAATAAGAAGTTACTCGGTGAACTGGCTCAGTTTCCGGTAGGCATCATGGCGATCGGCCGTTTAGATCATGACTCCGAAGGTCTGTTATTACTGACAACCGATGGCATGGTCAGTCACCGAGTACGAAGTAAAAAAGTCGAGAAGGAATACTATGTTCAGGTCGATGGAATTATCGATGACGAAGCGATAATCCGCCTTCAACAAGGGGTTGAGATAGGCATCAAGGGAGAGAAGTACCTCACCTTACCTTGCAAGGTCGTTAAGCTCGATGGAGAACCTAATCTTCCTGATAATGGACGTAGAGTGAGAGACCCAAGACATGGCCCCCTCAGCTGGGTCTCTATCACCATTAGCGAAGGCAAGAACCGCCAAATCCGTAAGATGACAGCTGCCGCAGGATTCCCCACCATGAGGCTAGTCCGAGTACGCATCGGCAATATACACTTATCAGACATGCAGCCAGGTGAGGTCTTCGAGCTTACTCAAATAGTAAGTGTTTTATAG